In one window of Gossypium hirsutum isolate 1008001.06 chromosome A01, Gossypium_hirsutum_v2.1, whole genome shotgun sequence DNA:
- the LOC107916817 gene encoding NAC domain-containing protein 72: protein MGVPETDPLAQLSLPPGFRFYPTDEELLVQYLCRKVAGHHFSLQIIGEIDLYKFNPWDLPSKALFGEKEWYFFSPRDRKYPNGSRPNRVAGSGYWKATGTDKIITTEGRKVGIKKALVFYVGKAPKGTKTNWIMHEYRLIESSRKSGSSKLDDWVLCRIYKKNSSGQKPLSSVSSREQSTNGSSSSCSSQLDNMLDSLPELDDRFFALPRINSFKTLQNDVKLGFQNLGIGNLDWGSLGGLSSVPELVPSGQTQTQTQTQSQGITSYGNSNVYVSTMPPTLCQMDVSTNKIGNSVEEEVQSGLRTQRADNSGIVQQNSNVLNSHNFSNSIDPYGFRCPTQSGGFGFRQ, encoded by the exons ATGGGAGTGCCGGAAACTGATCCATTGGCTCAATTGAGCTTGCCGCCGGGGTTTCGGTTTTATCCAACTGATGAAGAGCTTTTAGTGCAATATTTATGCAGGAAAGTTGCGGGGCATCATTTTTCTCTGCAAATCATTGGCGAAATCGATTTATACAAATTTAATCCATGGGATTTACCAA GTAAAGCTTTGTTTGGTGAAAAAGAATGGTATTTTTTCAGTCCTAGAGACAGAAAATATCCGAACGGGTCACGACCTAATAGAGTTGCCGGGTCCGGGTACTGGAAAGCTACCGGAActgataaaattatcacaacagaaGGCCGTAAAGTTGGTATAAAAAAAGCTCTGGTTTTTTACGTCGGAAAAGCTCCTAAAGGAACTAAAACTAATTGGATTATGCATGAATATCGACTCATTGAATCTTCTCGTAAAAGTGGTAGCTCCAAg tTGGATGATTGGGTTTTATGTCGAATATACAAGAAGAATTCAAGTGGTCAAAAACCATTGTCAAGTGTTTCAAGCAGAGAGCAAAGCACGAATGGGTCATCATCATCGTGTTCTTCACAACTGGATAACATGCTTGACTCATTGCCCGAGTTGGACGATCGTTTCTTTGCTTTGCCGCGCATTAACTCGTTCAAAACGCTTCAAAACGATGTGAAACTGGGGTTTCAAAATCTGGGTATAGGGAATTTGGATTGGGGGAGTCTTGGTGGGCTTAGCTCGGTGCCTGAGCTGGTACCGAGTGGACAAACTCAAACACAAACTCAAACTCAGAGTCAGGGGATTACTAGTTATGGAAATAGTAACGTATATGTCAGCACAATGCCGCCTACACTTTGTCAGATGGACGTGTCGACAAATAAGATTGGTAACTCGGTGGAAGAGGAAGTACAGAGTGGACTCAGAACTCAGCGAGCTGATAACTCGGGGATAGTTCAACAAAATTCGAATGTGTTGAACAGTCATAACTTCTCTAACTCGATTGACCCGTATGGGTTTCGGTGCCCGACTCAATCGGGTGGATTTGGGTTtagacaataa